In Xyrauchen texanus isolate HMW12.3.18 chromosome 13, RBS_HiC_50CHRs, whole genome shotgun sequence, a single genomic region encodes these proteins:
- the LOC127654048 gene encoding fas apoptotic inhibitory molecule 1-like, whose product MSGDVVGAWEVSLSDGVYRIEFEHGTTTGKRVIYINGKEVLRRDWMLKLVGRETFAVGSSDAKATITIEAISGFAYEYKLEINGRSLQTFLDNRSKISKTWLLKLDGVDCRIVLEKDTMDVWCNGQKMETMGEFGDDGTETHFAVGNHECCIKATTTGRKRNGIVHSLLVDGIRIEEAIE is encoded by the exons ATGTCCGGAGACGTTGTGGGAGCGTGGGAGGTGTCACTGAGTGATGGGGTTTACCGTATTGAGTTTGAACACGGAACAACGACAGGGAAACGTGTTATTTACATAAATGGGAAG GAGGTGTTAAGAAGGGACTGGATGTTAAAACTGGTGGGCAGAGAGACATTCGCTGTTGGGAGTTCAGATGCAAAAGCAACCATAACCATTGAAGCAATCAGTGGGTTTGCCTACGAGTACAAACTGGAGATCAACGGAAGAAGTCTTCAAACATTTTTGGACAATCGATCAAAAATATCCAAAACATGGTTGCTGAAACTGGATGGTGTTGATTGCAGGATAGTTCTGG AGAAAGACACTATGGATGTGTGGTGCAATGGACAGAAAATGGAGACTATG GGGGAGTTTGGAGATGATGGCACTGAGACCCACTTTGCAGTGGGCAACCATGAATGCTGTATAAAAGCAACAACCACTGGAAGGAAACGAAATGGAATAGTTCATTCCCTTCTGGTGGATGGAATCAGGATAGAAGAGGCCATTGAGTAA
- the LOC127654046 gene encoding proteasome subunit beta type-3-like → MSIMSYNGGAVMAMRGKDCVAIASDRRFGIQAQMVTTDFQKMFPMGDRLYIGLAGLATDVQTVSQRLKFRLNLYELKEGRQIKPKTFMSMVSNLLYEKRFGPYYIEPVIAGLDPKTSEPFICSLDLIGCPMVTEDFVVSGTCSEQMYGMCESLWEPDMEPEDLFETISQAMLNAVDRDAVSGMGVVVHVIEKDKITTRTLKARMD, encoded by the exons ATG TCTATTATGTCATATAATGGAGGTGCTGTCATGGCCATGCGTGGAAAGGACTGTGTTGCGATCGCATCAGACCGGAGGTTTGGGATCCAGGCACAGATGGTTACCACTGACTTTCAGAAAATGTTCCCCATGGGAGACAGACTCTACATCGGGCTGGCAGGCCTGGCCACAGATGTGCAGACCGT ATCTCAAAGGCTGAAGTTTCGCTTGAACCTGTATGAGCTGAAGGAAGGTCGCCAGATCAAACCAAAGACCTTCATGAGCATGGTGTCTAACCTTCTGTACGAGAAGAG GTTTGGACCTTACTACATTGAGCCTGTTATTGCTGGTCTGGACCCAAAGACCTCGGAACCCTTCATCTGCTCCCTTGATCTTATTGGATGCCCCATGGTAACAGAAGACTTTGTTGTTAGCGGTACTTGCTCGGAGCAGATGTACGGCATGTGTGAGTCGCTTTGGGAGCCTGACATG GAACCAGAAGATTTGTTTGAGACCATCTCACAGGCCATGCTGAACGCCGTCGACAGAGATGCAGTGTCTGGAATGGGAGTCGTTGTTCATGTCAT TGAGAAGGATAAGATCACCACACGCACACTGAAGGCCAGAATGGACTAG